A part of Oncorhynchus masou masou isolate Uvic2021 chromosome 30, UVic_Omas_1.1, whole genome shotgun sequence genomic DNA contains:
- the LOC135522734 gene encoding uncharacterized protein LOC135522734 isoform X2 has protein sequence MSHESVTTVDNAKTVVYLHLSLSLSLSVFLSHTQNILGISVFSLMLLPLVLSCDSNRTMREIAEDYETVIYPLLQNLENNITESLKVVNKTCTEKEITECEKDKERQFIHNMLCSHTRLIRLYKLERLKRDILCSLGRHCPRKQRSSQGQSAHHQNRKKSEGEREEENKKSEENRGTTEEGGERVDSGKQQRRDKGEGRRSTEAMERRRRRCGQKVFVDSLNGCYMSLAERYGGLT, from the exons ATGAGCCATGAGTCTGTAACTACTGTGGATAATGCTAAGACTGTTGTATACttacacctctctctttccctctctctgtctgtctttctctcacacacacagaatattCTTGGcatctctgtcttttctctcatGCTGCTACCTCTGGTGTTGTCTTGTGACAGCAACAGGACTATGAGAGAGATCGCTGAGGACTACGAGACTGTCATCTACCCGCTTCTTCAGAACCTT GAGAACAACATCACGGAATCATTAAAAGTGGTTAATAAAACCTGCACGGAGAAGGAAATCACTGAATGTGAGAAGGATAAA GAGAGACAGTTCATCCACAACATGCTGTGTAGCCATACCAGACTCATCAGGCTCTACAAGCTAGAGAGGCTCAAGAGAGACATCCTGTGCTCACTGGGCCGTCACTGTCCTAGAAAACAG AGGAGTTCACAAGGACAGAGCGCACACCATCAGAATAGAAAGAAGtcagaaggagaaagggaggaggaaaacAAGAAAAGTGAGGAGAACAGAGGGACcacagaggaaggaggggagagggtggaCAGTGGGAAACAGCAGAGACGAGAtaaaggggagggaaggaggagcacAGAGGCGATGGAGCGGAGGAGGAGACGGTGTGGACAGAAGGTGTTTGTGGACAGCTTGAACGGGTGCTACATGTCCCTGGCTGAAAGATATGGAGGCCTGACATGA